A stretch of Phoenix dactylifera cultivar Barhee BC4 chromosome 16, palm_55x_up_171113_PBpolish2nd_filt_p, whole genome shotgun sequence DNA encodes these proteins:
- the LOC103710164 gene encoding glycine-rich RNA-binding protein RZ1C isoform X1 produces MSHKEESRIFVGGLSWETGERQLEQVFNRFGKVLEAQVMLERDTGRPRGFGFVTFAEPRAVEDAIRDMHNQELDGRVISVNKAQPKMSSDDDTGYGYGGGSYSSGGRGGYRGGGGDGLPPIGRSDCFKCGRPGHWARECPSAGGGGGRFSSRSRFGGGGGRGDRFGGPDRYHDRYMDDRYDGGRYGDRDHLDSRDSRYGGARDRFANDRYPPGGDRFSGDKYGGGPERYPQNGFGKERGYDRYGPRGGGGYDRGAPRGGGGYDREGPRGGGGYDREGPRGGSSDRYGSGGPARYEGGSSYRDRPGPYDRPSRGGRPSSYDDRY; encoded by the exons ATGTCGCACAAGGAAGAGTCTCGTATCTTTGTGGGAGGCCTTTCATGGGAGACCGGGGAGCGACAGCTGGAGCAGGTGTTCAACCGCTTCGGCAAGGTTCTCGAGGCCCAG GTCATGCTAGAGAGAGACACCGGCCGTCCTCGTGGATTTGGATTTGTGACCTTTGCTGAACCACGGGCTGTGGAGGATGCTATCAGAGATATGCATAACCAGGAGCTCGATGGTCGGGTCATTTCGGTGAACAAGGCCCAGCCTAAGATGAGTTCAGATGACGACACTGGTTATGGTTATGGTGGTGGGAGCTACTCGTCAGGTGGCAGAGGAGGCTATCGTGGTGGTGGAGGTGATGGCTTACCACCTATAGGGCGCAGTGACTGCTTCAAGTGTGGGCGTCCAGGACATTGGGCTCGTGAGTGCCCTTCAGCTGGTGGAGGTGGTGGAAGATTCTCTTCTCGATCCAGGTTTGGTGGGGGGGGTGGGCGTGGAGATCGTTTTGGAGGGCCAGACCGCTATCATGACCGTTACATGGATGATCGGTATGATGGAGGCCGTTATGGGGACCGTGACCATCTTGACAGCAGAGACAGTAGGTATGGTGGTGCACGTGATCGCTTTGCCAATGACCGCTATCCACCTGGTGGTGATCGGTTTTCTGGTGATAAGTATGGCGGGGGGCCAGAGCGTTACCCGCAAAATGGATTTGGCAAGGAAAGAGGTTATGACAGATATGGACCAAGGGGTGGCGGCGGCTACGACAGAGGTGCCCCAAGGGGTGGTGGGGGCTATGACAGAGAGGGACCAAGGGGTGGTGGCGGCTATGACAGAGAGGGACCACGGGGTGGCAGCAGCGACAGATATGGAAGTGGTGGACCTGCACGTTATGAAGGGGGCAGTAGTTACAGGGACAGACCTGGGCCTTATGATCGGCCCAGTAGGGGTGGGCGCCCATCATCCTATGACGATCGTTACTAA
- the LOC103710164 gene encoding glycine-rich RNA-binding protein RZ1C isoform X2 encodes MSECVFGPWDSPSLSHQKYTVYLFIIVQVMLERDTGRPRGFGFVTFAEPRAVEDAIRDMHNQELDGRVISVNKAQPKMSSDDDTGYGYGGGSYSSGGRGGYRGGGGDGLPPIGRSDCFKCGRPGHWARECPSAGGGGGRFSSRSRFGGGGGRGDRFGGPDRYHDRYMDDRYDGGRYGDRDHLDSRDSRYGGARDRFANDRYPPGGDRFSGDKYGGGPERYPQNGFGKERGYDRYGPRGGGGYDRGAPRGGGGYDREGPRGGGGYDREGPRGGSSDRYGSGGPARYEGGSSYRDRPGPYDRPSRGGRPSSYDDRY; translated from the exons ATGTCTGAATGTGTATTTGGACCCTGGGACTCGCCTTCATTGTCGCATCAAAAATAtactgtttatttatttattatcgtTCAG GTCATGCTAGAGAGAGACACCGGCCGTCCTCGTGGATTTGGATTTGTGACCTTTGCTGAACCACGGGCTGTGGAGGATGCTATCAGAGATATGCATAACCAGGAGCTCGATGGTCGGGTCATTTCGGTGAACAAGGCCCAGCCTAAGATGAGTTCAGATGACGACACTGGTTATGGTTATGGTGGTGGGAGCTACTCGTCAGGTGGCAGAGGAGGCTATCGTGGTGGTGGAGGTGATGGCTTACCACCTATAGGGCGCAGTGACTGCTTCAAGTGTGGGCGTCCAGGACATTGGGCTCGTGAGTGCCCTTCAGCTGGTGGAGGTGGTGGAAGATTCTCTTCTCGATCCAGGTTTGGTGGGGGGGGTGGGCGTGGAGATCGTTTTGGAGGGCCAGACCGCTATCATGACCGTTACATGGATGATCGGTATGATGGAGGCCGTTATGGGGACCGTGACCATCTTGACAGCAGAGACAGTAGGTATGGTGGTGCACGTGATCGCTTTGCCAATGACCGCTATCCACCTGGTGGTGATCGGTTTTCTGGTGATAAGTATGGCGGGGGGCCAGAGCGTTACCCGCAAAATGGATTTGGCAAGGAAAGAGGTTATGACAGATATGGACCAAGGGGTGGCGGCGGCTACGACAGAGGTGCCCCAAGGGGTGGTGGGGGCTATGACAGAGAGGGACCAAGGGGTGGTGGCGGCTATGACAGAGAGGGACCACGGGGTGGCAGCAGCGACAGATATGGAAGTGGTGGACCTGCACGTTATGAAGGGGGCAGTAGTTACAGGGACAGACCTGGGCCTTATGATCGGCCCAGTAGGGGTGGGCGCCCATCATCCTATGACGATCGTTACTAA